The DNA region TAGAAACAAATAAGTCGACAGTATAAactatgaaaatattaataaataaacatatcaTTTTTCAGacaaataacttaaaaataattttatttaaaaaacaaatgtaATAAAATGGAACATAAAAATGAACATTGGATGCTTAATGTAAATGTAAAGTCTAAAACGAGCTAGAGAAGAATGTCAAAAAATAATCGAATAAAGTGAAAGACATACCAGAAATTGGATGAAGAATGTCCCATTTATGTGAAATAAagctttatttgaaattgatgttATATGACGAATACCTGCCTATATATCTAGtatatataagattttattGAGATTTTCTCTACTTTTCATTttcctaaattattattttttatttatatggtAAGAACTCacattaataatcaaatataacattttaaagtttattatttatgataatattaatttaaatcattaaagtaataatataaccCGTGTGAAAGTTGCACACAAAAAATCTAGAAAATACAAGATAAACACaataaaaggagaaaaaaatatatatgtaaaaggtttcgtagttaaaattttgatttaattcttaaatttataaaatcttacaatttgacaattctaaaatatactAACTATTCTagttttaagtaaattaattaaattttatattaaaaatttaggaacatacaaattattttgattttatataattttacagataaattaatttatatttacatataaaaaaaataattgttcaaacaaaaatttttttaatttttttttttttgtctgaaaaagtaacaaattataaaatttaattttataattataacttttctagagttatttgtttattattaattttatatttaataatatataactaatattttttttagaaataaactctATTAGTTTCAACTAAACTCTCCATAttaagaatttataaatatatataaaaaaaattaaataagattttgatCTTTATTATGgaaatattaatgataaaattagaattaagcAATGCATGTTGAATATTATAGAATTTAAAGTGTTGAATTAGTGAAATATAtactaaacaaataaaataaaaatgtttgtattttaaatatttgttatgtaAGATTTCTCTtgctaataaaaatatgtaaataaatttgatcatataAGATGTTTGATTGCTGGATTTGTAGTTAGTGGGTCTGACAAAAAAAATTTGACCAATAattttacattataattattttattttttattatctacaCTCAATCACACATTCGAGCCTAAAACTTAAACACAAACTTAGAtttaaaagagtttttttttaaaaaaaaatctaagtttgtgatatttgatttttaactcGATTATTGTCGTTTACGCTAACTTAAGCCTTGTTCGTTGGGAAAGGATCCGTTGTCCCAAGTGAAGCTGTCCCTTACTGTCTCATCTATCAAAACGAcgtaattttgataaattagacaaataaaaaattatatatatgaaataaaccctaaattctaaattttaaaccctaaaccttaaaccttaaaccctaatttctaaactcaaaaaaattatgtatataacattttattttaatatttaattttctttttcctctCTTCTCTCTTATGAGACAACAAGTGAGCCATTATCTTTGGGAGAGCAGATCCAAAAATTATCGTTTCTATGTCTTATCACTCAAATATGAACTAGTTCTTATTGTGttagaaatatatatgatatttggAAGAGAAAGACTTCTTATTAAACATTAtgaataagttaaaatattttactaaatagGATTATATAATTTGAACTTTTAGTATTGATAATTGGAGTCTTAAATTGAAGACGAACAAACTTAAAAGatgaatttaaatatcttataaaagttaaagcatttaatttgaaatttgttacCGTTTTTAAATACTTGTTCTTCTTCCCAAATAGCATAAAGCAAAAaacaagagagagagaaagtggtGCCTCCAAAAGTAACCACCTTGATGTCACTAAACCTTTGACCCATTTATCTTCAAAAAGCATCTTCCCTATTCTCCCCCTTTCTTCTTCaacccctctctctctctccactCTCTAACATTCTCTCTCTACAGAACCGATATGAGGAGAGATGACTTGTTCATCACAATCCCCACCTTTTTCCGTTGCCCGATCTCGCTAGAAGTAATGAAATCGCCGGTAAGTCTCACCACCGGAGTAACCTACGATCGTACTAGCATCCAAAGATGGCTGGACGGCGGAAACAACACATGTCCAGCTACCATGCAACTTCTAGCTACAAAAGAATTTGTTCCAAATCACACTCTCCAACGCCTCATCCAGATCTGGTCAGATTCAACACTCCAAACTTCTTCCTCGTCTTCTGTTCTCACCACCAGCCAAGCTTCTCAGATCGCTGGACAaattcttctttcttctatGGATTGCTCCGGTCAAATATCGAAACTTCTGTCGTTCGCGCTAGTTTCAGGTCAAAATAGGAAGTTACTTGCGTCAATTGATGGGTTCTGTCAGTTTCTTATCGGAATCGGAGCTGATAATGCGAATCTCGACGTGGCGGCTAATTTATGTTCGCTTGAAGAATCGGTAATGCTTCTTCAGCTTGTGTTGAGTGAAGATATTGGCGAAAGAAGTAGAGAAAAGTTAGATAAATATTTACTGGAGAAAAGAGATAAAGTCAGTTTATCAACTCTATTTCTATTGCAGAAAGGAAACTTGTCTTCGAGAATTGCAGCAGCGAAG from Impatiens glandulifera chromosome 5, dImpGla2.1, whole genome shotgun sequence includes:
- the LOC124939856 gene encoding U-box domain-containing protein 27-like, giving the protein MRRDDLFITIPTFFRCPISLEVMKSPVSLTTGVTYDRTSIQRWLDGGNNTCPATMQLLATKEFVPNHTLQRLIQIWSDSTLQTSSSSSVLTTSQASQIAGQILLSSMDCSGQISKLLSFALVSGQNRKLLASIDGFCQFLIGIGADNANLDVAANLCSLEESVMLLQLVLSEDIGERSREKLDKYLLEKRDKVSLSTLFLLQKGNLSSRIAAAKVMELLSLDAESKLYFANNNDLLSELFRLATCESDPEAIDSGLSCLICISIPKRAKLKLIKLGAVQTLSKMLNETNLRMSATEKVLKLLEMASTTKEGRSEICGFNGECLIGLLKKILKVSTTATEHAVTILWSLCCVFRDAVAQEIVTSGNGGTKMLLLMQSNCSPAVRQMASDLLKIFRVKSKGSCLSSYETKTTHIMPF